A segment of the Caloenas nicobarica isolate bCalNic1 chromosome 12, bCalNic1.hap1, whole genome shotgun sequence genome:
TCCTTACCCCTGCCTGAACTGGAATAGACTCCATCTTCTGGGCATGAATCTCATAAAGGAACACACAACATGTAGCAACCAATTCATGCATCTAGGAGTAAGCAGGAGTCGTACATATGCTGCTAGAGGCATGTGTCATGAATGCGATGTCCTGTTCTTCCCCTGTGCCTTTGGCTTACTTCAAGAGTAGTGGTTTGAATATCTGATGTTATTGATTAGCACATGTGCAGTAATCTGCCATCATCTTACATCTCAAGTGCTTACATGAAGCTAGGGCCAGTGGAACTGGTTgattattttgcaaatgcaaaaccaaCTGCTTTTGATATTATCTCTAACTCAACTGCACACAGACCCAAAGAACACCAGGGTCTTGGattaagaaagggaaaaaaaaaaaaaaaagcagaggaggaCTAAGTGACCTGCTGAAATCacagcaaaaggaaacattaaGTGAAGAAGTCTTCCCTGGGCTTATAAGATGGACTAGGTGACCTAATATATCTTTTCTGTCTCCATTTTGTGCAGTTTTGTGCGCctcaaagcagcaaaaaaaaaaaaagaaaagagctgcaGGATCCATCTCGCGAGGTGTCAAGGAGACGGGAGCAAGATCAGCCCCTCAGAGAACCAACCTTCAAGCAGGAGCACAGTAGCTCCCTACGGATGTGCAGCCAGGGGCGTATGGAGCCGGGTGCTCAGCCCAGAGGTGGGTACCAGAGCGGGACACGGGGCGTCCCGCACCCACCCGCTGCCATCGTGTAGGCCATGCCTCGTGTTCCGTGCTGGGGACACGCCGCACCTGACCGAGATGTTCCCGCACAAGGCATGAAACAGGGAGACTTTGTTGGATTTCCTTCCCTTAGAGGAGGTTGGACAGGACCTAATATTCCCTTGTGCGGGATAAACTCGTCCTCAGTCTTTTGCCCACTTCACGCACTATGGGCGGATGGATGCGGGGGCTCCCCCCTCTGCCGGTAGCAcgggaggagggctggggagaaCGCGGGGGCTGGCAGGCCGCCCCCCTGGGGAAGTGCATGGtgcctgctgccctggggcCGTGCCCAGCGCCCCCTCCCTCCGCCAGCCCtggccccccgccgcccccgcacCTCGGGCGCCGCTCTCCGCCCGCCGAGGGCCAGGCCCCAGCCCTCCCGGAGCCTCTCGCCCCCGGCCCCGAGGCGCCTCTGCCGCCTCTCGGCGCCCGCACCGCCCGCCTTCCCCGCCGCCGGGCGCGGGCAGGACCCCGGCCGCATCCCCCGCACCCCGCCcgctctccctccctcctctcccgGCTCGGCTGggcccccgcccctcccccggCCGCAGCCCGGCGCACACACCGCACTCGCACCCGCACTCGCACACACGCCGAGGCGATGCGGCTTTAAAGGGGCCAGCTgcagccccgggccggcccACGCGAGGCCGCCGAGCTGCCTCCCACCGCAGCCCCGAGCGCTGCCGCCGCGCCGGGGAGACGCCAGCGCCGGGCGGGCCGAGCCGAGCGGTTGCCAGCCCGCCTCACGCCAAGTTTGATCGATAACCCCCTCCCGGCCCGGGCGGAGCAGCCTCGCCGGCTCCGCTACCCACCATCTTTGGGGGAAGTCCCTGCGCTGGGGGGGGGCTGCTGGAGACGGGGGGAGAAAGGCAAGCTCGCAGCCAGTGAGCCCTCCCAGGCTGGGGTGAAGACAAGAGGAGAGggatttggggaagaaaaaagaaaagaaaaaaaaacgggaagaaaggaggggaaCCATCCCCGCTACTACCTCCGCCAGCATCGCCACCACCATTGACACTACTCCGAGTCTCCAGTTGCGCCCATGCCTGTGCCGCCAGTTTCGTTTTAGGGGCTGAACCGCAGGGGCTGAAGAAAATGGGGCAGAACGCGCCCCGgaccctcctgctgctgctggcggggctgctgggggaggcTCTGGCGGGGTTCCCCAACACCATCAGTATAGGTAAGTCCCCGCCGCGACCCCACGACCCGCTCCTGCCCCCCGCCAGCCCAGGGGAAGTTGTGCGGACGGGCAGCGGGGGGGCCCCGGCAGCTTTCGGGGCGAGCCCCGCTCTGGCTCCTTCCCGTTGTTGGCGAGCGAGAGGCAGAAGCGGTGCCCGGGCTGCTGGGGCGGCTGCGAGCGGTGCCCGGGCTGCTGGGGCGGCTGCGAGCGGTGCCCGGGCTGCTGCGCTGGCCGTGCGCCGGGGGATTCGGTCCGTGCTCCTGCGGAATCGCGCCCCGGAGCAGCGCATCCCGTGTAGCGAGTAACGTGAGAGAGTAAAGGCGTGAATGTGTAGCGACGTGCCCTAAACCTGGGGCCGAACGAGCCGTGAGGCTGGGGGCATGCGAGTGGaacttggtttttttcccctgccttcccctcGGAGCGGCGCTCAGCCGTGCGTGTGCTCCAGCAGACCGTTTAAAACCGCACGTTTGCCACGCCGCACACATCCGTGTCCTTAGCACATAACTCCACAGAGACCTTGTTCGGGTAGTCTGGAGATGGTTTAGGAGCCACAGTTCCCCAATTTAGACAGTGTATGAGCATCCATGTAGCAGTGGCCTGCAGCTCCCAGTGACTCCCAGTAGCTCAGGGGGCACCGGAATGGGATGTGTGGCTTTAAAACCCTAACTCTGGACTTGGAGTATGTATTTCATGTACGAGCTCTGTCAGGATTATGTGCTCAGGCTCAGCATGCTCCTGTTCGTTCTTTCCTGAGATGTGCAGCGTGCAAATGTAACttattgctgctgtttctcctcaaaattcattctgaaataccttttccctttttttcttttttttttttttccatcctagGTGGACTTTTCATGAGGAACactgttcaggagcacagtgcATTTCGATTTGCTGTGCAGTTatacaacacaaaccaaaatacCACAGAAAAGCCCTTCCACTTGAACTATCATGTAGATCACTTGGACTCTTCCAACAGTTTTTCAGTGACAAATGCCTGTAAGTAAAtacatgcttttttaaaaaaaaaaatgtatttgttatcTATCTTTACATTCAATTTCTTCCTGGTAGCCTAGAGTCCTTGTTCATACGATATAGTGCAACAAATGTGCGTACTGACATGAGGTTTAGTAGATCTGCAGCATTATATGGTTGAATAATACCTTAGGGAAAGTTCTCTCACTACTTGTTTTCACccctttagttttgttttccagaaaaacaacatGTTATTTATATAGCAGTGCTGTGTAGTTGTGATCAGTGAGTTGCTGCTGAAGTAACATCCCTCTTCTGTTGAGGCTACAAGCTAGCCTGTAAAACAGCATCATTTGCAAATAATACCATGtaggaataaaacaaaaccagcagtttACAAGTGACCTtgagggagcaaagccagggGGGCTTACTTGCCTCCTCTGCCCCAAAATACTGggttatttttttacagtgaaagTCCTGTTAAAAGCTGAGGAGACTAAACTGACAAACACCATTAGCtgaggggagagaaaatggaATCGGAACGCTCAGCATTATGAGAAATAGCTCTGCACAAGCAGTGTGTATGTACAATTTGAGTCTTTATTAACAGAAGAAGCGAAATAGAACTTTGAGTAGTGTTAATGTggtgttaaaaaacaaaatctcaTTCTGAAAGACTCGTGCgtgttctgcatttaaaaaagcagTCCTTTACCAACAGTGGTTCCTGAATATGTGTTTTACTGATGTGTCCAAATTCAGTTTTATGCAGTTTTTATTGTAAACCTTGGAAGATGAATGGAGTTTTTCTTGGGAGGTAGTTGCATGCCCTTTGCAGTATACAGAAATACGTCTATACATGATCTAAAGGACCTCTGAATGCAATATACTAACTTTGTTAGGAACAGGATTCCTATTCATATGCTTATAGTATAACATATTCAAAGAGAAAGCATAGTACTAAAATAATGAAGTATTGAAGTACAGAAAACTAGTATCTCTTGCTGTAAAGCGGGTTTATATTTTGAATATCttattcctttaattttttatttgttagaGATAGGATAGTTCTTATAATCCTCTCCACGCTGTATAACCGGAAGGCTGGACAAgtagatattttcttcttctaggATTTCAGGTATTTTCTGAGAAAGTTGATGGTTAGAAAATATACAATAAGGAAATATTTGGACAGATTTCGGATTGATATTCTAACATATCCCCCGTGTGACTGCTTCTTGCTAGTGCAGCATTACACTTTTTAAAGGGCTTTGAATGACAATCTTTAAAACTTTTGCAGGGGGTTAATTATGTAATatccaataaaaatattaggtaaagtggaaaaaatggtAAATAAAAGCGTCTGTACTTTGCATCTTATTTTACTAATCCTATCCAGCCTCAAGAGCTCTTACAACAAACATCAGACTATTAATCCCTAATCAGTGTAATCCCTTCAAGAGGCTGTATCTCAGACATAGTTTCCTAAATATCAATTATATGGATTTAAACTAAATACATTAAACTGCTTGGGTGATTAATTATtaattgtttttgaaaagttcTACCAGAACTTCTTTACAGATCCCACAACGACAAGTGAACCACACGCTTGTGCAGCGGCagtcaatgtatttttttcgTCACCGTGCTTCGTATCTTCTGACATCTGACGATTTTTGTCATTGCTTAGTGAAAGCTGTGGTGATTTTAGTAAGAGGAGATGGTTTTCTGTAGTATAGGGCTGCACGTTCTGACGCACATATTACCAGTGTAGTAAAACTGGGAAAACTTAAATCTCTGGAGAAACCGTAGACCAGAGAATACCAGCCTACGGTAacctatttaaaaatagaagatgtaaagaaggaaacagaagaaagaaaatgaaaaggtgaCCTTGTCCATAGCTATGTCAACCATCTGGTAATACTGTTGTTGGGAAAAGAATACGGTGAGTCCAAGTCATAGGTCATATAGGTCTCAGtagttcaaaatgaaaaaaaaaaaaaaagaacagtttctCTTTTTGGATCTGGAAGCAATTATCTTTGAAAGTCAGAATGCTCATATGTACCAATGCATTAGGATGGACTAATAGCTCCTCATGCTACCTGGTAACATGTAAAACGTTCTGCCCTAAGTACCCTTAATCACATCCTCGCTTCCCACGGGGCTGACAGGTAATTGTGGGGTGCTGCTGTATCCATGAAGGAATTCTTTCCATAACATTTTTACTTCTCTTGGAGATAAGCATAAATTGTCTCCAGTGCTGTCACACAGCCGTTTGATCGATATTTGCAATTGGCAGGGATCCACAGCAGAGAAACCTGCAGTGACTCTGATGCCGTCACTGGAGAGGGAGCCTGGGGCTGACTTTGTGGTGGGATGGGTAAAGGAACCGAGGGGAAATCGGAGAAAGTAGCATGTGCAGCTTGAGCCTAGTGCCTGTGCTAGTCAGTATCCAAAATGTagtacttttctttcttctttgctttgatttctctGATAGTGGCTGTAGTGAGTGTTCATGTGTGCAGGAATTGAAGGGGGCTCTGCTCAGGAGAGACTTATGTTCTTACTGTACAGCTGCACATCTTGCTTGGTGCAATCTGCTGCATTCCAGAGgcacgagaaaaaaaaaatctcttctgaagTATCCTCACGAGCCAGAGATAAAAAGCCCACCTCTGGTAGGACTGATTTGGCGATAATCCCAATATGGGAACAAACTTGTttagaagcaaaagaaaattcctGCCGTTAAGCCCCTCCCTCTCgttcctttttcagttaaatGATGCATAATCTGATCCATGTACATGTATTCCCTGCTTCACTGCTAGCACTGAGCCCCTCTTTGTATATTTAATTTACATGCATGCATACAGTATTCATCCACTCTGTATTTATCTGCCTACCTATTTatttaacagagagaaaatgcaaacacagatgAAAATTCCCGTGTATTTAAAGGCAAATTGAAGTTTATCAGTTGGCTCTGGGGGGTTTattacatcttttaaaatatgcagctTTTTGCcctcagaaaaagcaaaggaagaaagtaaACTTGACCTGCGAATGagtaaaatcaagtaaaacatagatgttatattttcttccaaaatgcctatGTAGGGAGTGAGCTGGCTTTTTCAGAATAATACAACAACTCAAATGTGTAAATTCATCACTGAAGTGTCTTTCATGCTTTTCTTATAACCTCTGATGAAGGATGTTAGTATTAATGTTGAATCATGCGTACGGTTCTGTAGATCATATTCCCTGGAAATAGCCGGCGTATGTCTTTCCGCTCTGCACTTGTAGTGCACTATACTAACActgctccagcctctgcagTGTCAGCTCATTAGCACACAGATCTCATATTCCCTCTCTGCACTGTCATTGCAAAAAATTGCTGTTGTACACCTTTACAGCCAACAAACGTGCACTTGCATTGCGTACAGTTTTCAAGAAATACTTACTAAAGTAAACTCAACCTTATAAATAGTCTCCGTGGAATTTCTCAAAAGAAAGCATTAGCTTTCATTAAAATCTGTTGATCATGTAATGATAGTGATGGGATGCATACGGGTGAAAAGGGGCTGTGATTGCAGAATCTAATTAATCTACAGGCAGATTCCCTCTCTCAGCTAAACCTAACCTATCAGCTGCAAATTCTTGTCCTGTTAATTTTTCTGAGTGATTTCTCATAGGTCTTCTGAATGCAGAAGGCTTTTTATATTTTACCAAATGTTGATGTGTAGTGTTTTTTATCCACAGCCACTCGTTCTTTAAGAGActaaaaaaagagggaaggtAGAATGACGTGCTTACCTTAAGTTGCTAAAATCCTGTAAGTGATTGGACACTTTCTTGAGGGGGTctgatttcagaaaattttctttAGCATCCTTGCAGCGCATGTGTTTAATCTTTAACATTCAACTTGGAAGATTTTAATGGGAAAAGTGCCTGTTTCTTACTATGAGAACATTGCAGCAAATGATACCACAGGGGTAGTAGCAGACAATGCTTCCAGTTTAACTGCATTCCTCCCTTTCCTAAAGCACaggtgcatatatatatgtatactcACATGCATAGTCACttgcacatgtgcacacacacacacaccttttccTTAGGTGCTGCTCAGCATTTCTTCTTGCCAATGGGCAGATAATTTGCTTCCCTTGCATCTGTGTGCTCTTTGGCCAGCTGGCAAAGGAGGCTGATGCTGGAAGTGGTCAGCTCCCTTCTGCTGAAAGCATCAGCATGTCTCACTGACAGTCCTGCCAAGTTCGAGCTCTGTGCGGGTGGTTCTGTGAGTAGAGACCACGGGGTAGCTGTCTTACTCTCCCGATAAGGAATGCGCTGTGGTTTCTCCCAGCATTCTGTGGTAAAACACCTGGAAATGTGCTTTCTACACAACTCTGTTCGTTATAGATCAGCTGGCTTCAGTTAAGAGGTCAAAACTTTGGCAATATTGGGGTGTGTTGAAAGGTGAAGGGTGTGTTCCAGCTAAAGTTTGTTTCCACTTTGTGGCAGAGGAGATGGTTTGTCATGAAGCTGGATGTGATCTCCATGTTAGCAGAAGGAACCATGTTGCTTTCAAGtatattatgttattttaaaaattaatgttaaaataagctgactctcctttctctcctcctctgctaCATACATAGCATTTCCATATTTAGTTGTTAGGGTTCCATTTAACTCACAcagtagaaatggaaaaaacctCACATAAATAGACACGTTTTTGAGAAACTCTGAATTCACCAAATGAGCGAAGAGTAAAGCGTGATGAAGAGTGCCATTTACGTGTTCAGTTCCTGAAAGGTTTTGTGCCAATGCAGGATGAAATTGTTCACTTTTCCTATATAGCACTGGGCCTGGAGGACCCACGAGACTATTGGCATGGCTTGGAGAGCAGCTGATTAACTACACATTCCAGTAAAATGTGCGGCAGCTGTACTTCATCTCCAGGAGGAAATGGAGATGCCATGGTGGGAAACAAGCGTGTGACGGTGGCTCTTAACAGCAACGGGAACCCACAGGTTTGTTGAAGGCTGGCTCGGGAGCTTGTCCAAGAGCCACAGAAAACAGTGGGTTTCTTTCCTCCGGGTTCGTGGTGTTCAGCGTCTGGGAGGTGGGAGGCCGTCCTACTGCCAGTGTGGGACTGTTATGCAAGAAGGTGTGAAATGAGGGAGCTGTATCCTTAATGATTCTTTATTGTCACCATCCAGCGAtttaacatttttccatttaaggTACATGTTTTGTCATTACTGATTTTCGGGATGCTAATTTTGATTTAGTTAGAATACGTTAATTTTTAAAGCGGCAACAGTTTGGTTTCATAGTTTAGTTTCAAACCAAGCCAAACTGTATAATTGAAAACTCCCGTTGATTTGTTGTGAGGAAGATTTTTATGTTGAATTTGTGTTTGGCCTGTAAGTTGCAGCCCGAGATGAgttctttctgtgctgctgtaacGTGCAGATCACTGGGAGGCCATGGCCTCCTTTCTAAGGGAGCTCATGAGGCAGCCTAAAAACTCTGCCTGTTGTCGCCAGGTTTGCTATACAGGGGCTTGTACCTCCACTGGAACAATGTGGCAATCTAAAAATAGAAGTATAAAAATGATTGGTCTAGATCAAACCAGTTTCTATGAATCTGTGTGATGATCACTGCAGTGAAGCGATTTCCAGATTTCATTCACAgggattctttttcttctaaatgtgTACGCATTATGTTTCCCGGCAGAGGTGTGCTTCCCTCCGTTATATCACCTACTTTATGTTCTTGTTGATCTTCAGAATATCAGATACTCTAGAAACCTCAAACTTGAAGTCATCATGGAGTTTTTCCTGTGCAGTCATCTGATGAGGACTCCGAAGCAGGCACTTGTGTTTGGCTGCTTGTAGTCGTTGCAGCGTGGACACTGGTGACTATCATCACAGTGATGTCCACAGGACGAGCTCTGGCCTGACTGTGTCGGGGAGTTTGGAGATATTTCTGTAGCACCAGAAATGCGGAGTTCGTTTGTCAGTGCATAGCTATATGTGAAACATTCAAAGGCAGCGCGTGCCTTTTTAGTTGATCTCACCAAGATGTAATTGTTAGGCGTAAAACTATCATATGtacacagagcaagagagacaCTGGTGATAACGTTTCTGCGTGAAGAGGAAGAGTGAATGTAGGAAGGAGTTAATGTCAGTGAATCCACCTAGCATATTCCTGCATATCCTCCTTCTGGTGTCTGAGGCACTGGGTCTGTTTTATCACCTTAACTGCTTCTGGAATAGCGAGTGGCAGCGTGCAGCCCTCGCACACATCTGCACAGGAGGCACAGGAGCCCTTGTGCACAAGGATCAACCCGCAGGGACCCCGCGCTGCCAATAACCTCCCCAGGCACTTGTAGAAAGGGTGAATTGCTCTCCTAGAATTGGATAACAGCCCAGCTGAGCACTCTTCTAATGGAGCGACCTGTCTGGTCACTTACGTGTAATTATTTTGCTAGACTATTTGGACATTTGGGATATACtggaagttttttgtttgttggtttggtttttttttccgaaTGCAATTTGCAACGTGTTCACTTTCAAATCGCTTACGAGTTAAGTGATTGCCTTTGGTTGCTTGGTTCTGCCCTTTTTTTGGGCTTGTATTTGTTGGAGTTTATTCAAATGAGATGTTTGAAATTCTGatcaagaatttaaaaaaacacatcaGGGCTGCATGGTGACTTCACTGTCTTGAGTCCTTTTTAATACAAGAACTGTCTTTAAAATGATGTGCAGATATCTGGGAAAGGTACATCCACTCTCTGATGGTATATAGTCCATGCATACTTACTTGGTTCCACGTATACGTTGTTATTTTCACACCTCTTTCTCCTGGACTGATGTGTGTAATGGTGCTTGCTGATTTCTGCATCAGTGGTTTTGTCATATGCGAACATCAAGTATTTGGGCCCAGCCCATGCGGTAGAGGGACAGAACTtgggaagttgtggagtcttctgCTGGCTCTTATCATGCTTTGGAGTAAGTCAGTTTGTACTTTCGGTAGCACAGTTTTGCTATGTTTTATACAAGGGTAATACAATTTACCTGTATCGGGCAGGTATTGCAGGGCTGTTTGCAGTGAAAAACTTGGAGACCTTTGGCTAACAGTGcgtttttcattttattagtcAATTTTCcccttccttaaaaaaaatacaccaaaacaCAGCCTACTCTTCatacttctgaaaaagaaattggaatTAGCACTTAGTAATTTGCTGTCCTTGCCTGAAGACGATGTACATTCGCACTGATGGACCTAGGAGAACATGTGTCGCAGCTGTGCAGCAAACCAATCTATCACTTGACAAAGGagaaattttcagcttttttacCTGAAATAAACAAAGCtgttgaaaagaaagcaagtttGGTATTGGAAAGTTCTTTGTCTCCTGCACAGCCTGGATCTTTGTTGTAAGTGTGGTCCACACTTCGACAGGACAGTTCGTGCCCAGTTCCCACCTACCTGACCAGCACCCGAGCTGCTTGTGCG
Coding sequences within it:
- the LOC135993678 gene encoding WW domain-binding protein 11-like, which encodes MGGWMRGLPPLPVAREEGWGERGGWQAAPLGKCMVPAALGPCPAPPPSASPGPPPPPHLGRRSPPAEGQAPALPEPLAPGPEAPLPPLGARTARLPRRRARAGPRPHPPHPARSPSLLSRLGWAPAPPPAAARRTHRTRTRTRTHAEAMRL